Proteins encoded by one window of Gouania willdenowi chromosome 4, fGouWil2.1, whole genome shotgun sequence:
- the dazap1 gene encoding DAZ-associated protein 1 isoform X1, whose protein sequence is MNNNLVGDEVGKLFVGGLDWSTTQETLRNYFSQYGEVVDCVIMKDKTTNQSRGFGFVKFKDPNCVRTVLETKPHNLDGRNIDPKPCTPRGMQPEKTRTKDGWKGSKADSNKSKKIFVGGIPHNCGEPELRDYFNRFGVVTEVVMIYDAEKQRPRGFGFITFEAEQSVDQAVNMHFHDIMGKKVEVKKAEPRDSKAPGQLGPGQWAQRGILSAANGWTAAPTQGWQQPFGPHGLWVSTTGQPIGGYGPPLSAGRGTPTQPPSPFNAFLITTPAGGFAAPQGYHQPAYSTAPQFGYTFGTPQPDQYAPQVPAPPNTPGSAPLGFAPATTPTQDLTKAPTGQLDFPYSQYGYGQELTAFSHSFADPGQPTASYVAATAQPAAPQPVVTAFGRGQNHNVQGFHPYRR, encoded by the exons ATGAACAACAACTTAGTCGGAGATGAAGTCGG GAAACTTTTTGTTGGTGGATTGGACTGGAGTACCACGCAAG AAACGCTAAGAAATTACTTCTCACAGTATGGAGAAGTAGTAGATTGTGTCATCATGAAGGACAAAACTACAAACCAGTCGCGAGGCTTCGGCTTTGTCAAGTTCAAAGACCCAAATTGTGTAAGAACCGTGCTGGAGACAAAGCCACACAATCTTGATGGAAGAAAT ATTGACCCAAAGCCATGTACTCCCAGAGGAATGCAGCCTGAAAAGACTCGAACCAAGGATGGCTGG AAGGGCAGCAAAGCTGACAGCAATAAATCAAAGAAGATTTTTGTAGGTGGAATCCCCCACAACTGTGGCGAACCTGAACTCAGGGACTATTTCAATAGATTTGGAGTG GTCACAGAGGTGGTAATGATCTATGATGCGGAGAAGCAGAGGCCCCGAG GTTTTGGATTTATTACTTTCGAGGCCGAACAATCAGTGGACCAGGCTGTCAACATGCATTTTCACGACATCATGGGCAAAAAA GTTGAAGTAAAGAAAGCAGAACCTCGTGACAGTAAAGCTCCTGGCCAGCTTGGCCCTGGCCAGTGGGCACAAAGGGGCATCTTAAGTGCAGCTAATGGTTGGACCGCAGCACCCACCCAGGGCTGGCAGCAACCGTTTGGGCCACATG GACTCTGGGTGTCCACAACCGGCCAGCCCATAG GTGGGTATGGACCCCCGTTGTCTGCAGGCCGGGGAACTCCGACACAGCCACCATCACCCTTCAATGCATTCCTGATCACGACCCCAGCGGGCGGGTTTGCTGCTCCTCAGGGTTATCATCAGCCAGCCTACAGCACAGCACCGCAGTTTG GTTACACTTTTGGCACGCCCCAACCGGACCAGTATGCCCCACAGGTCCCTGCTCCACCCAACACTCCAGGATCTGCACCGCTGGGCTTTGCCCCCGCGACCACACCAACTCAGGATTTGACCAAAGCTCCTACTGGGCAACTGGATTTTCCTTATAGTCAGTATG GGTACGGGCAGGAGCTGACAGCCTTCAGCCACAGTTTTGCAGACCCTGGCCAACCGACGGCCTCATATGTGGCAGCGACTGCTCAACCCGCCGCCCCCCAGCCTGTCGTCACTGCATTTGGAAGAGGGCAGAATCACAACGTACAAGGCTTTCACCCATACAGACGCTGA
- the dazap1 gene encoding DAZ-associated protein 1 isoform X2 — MNNNLVGDEVGKLFVGGLDWSTTQETLRNYFSQYGEVVDCVIMKDKTTNQSRGFGFVKFKDPNCVRTVLETKPHNLDGRNIDPKPCTPRGMQPEKTRTKDGWGSKADSNKSKKIFVGGIPHNCGEPELRDYFNRFGVVTEVVMIYDAEKQRPRGFGFITFEAEQSVDQAVNMHFHDIMGKKVEVKKAEPRDSKAPGQLGPGQWAQRGILSAANGWTAAPTQGWQQPFGPHGLWVSTTGQPIGGYGPPLSAGRGTPTQPPSPFNAFLITTPAGGFAAPQGYHQPAYSTAPQFGYTFGTPQPDQYAPQVPAPPNTPGSAPLGFAPATTPTQDLTKAPTGQLDFPYSQYGYGQELTAFSHSFADPGQPTASYVAATAQPAAPQPVVTAFGRGQNHNVQGFHPYRR; from the exons ATGAACAACAACTTAGTCGGAGATGAAGTCGG GAAACTTTTTGTTGGTGGATTGGACTGGAGTACCACGCAAG AAACGCTAAGAAATTACTTCTCACAGTATGGAGAAGTAGTAGATTGTGTCATCATGAAGGACAAAACTACAAACCAGTCGCGAGGCTTCGGCTTTGTCAAGTTCAAAGACCCAAATTGTGTAAGAACCGTGCTGGAGACAAAGCCACACAATCTTGATGGAAGAAAT ATTGACCCAAAGCCATGTACTCCCAGAGGAATGCAGCCTGAAAAGACTCGAACCAAGGATGGCTGG GGCAGCAAAGCTGACAGCAATAAATCAAAGAAGATTTTTGTAGGTGGAATCCCCCACAACTGTGGCGAACCTGAACTCAGGGACTATTTCAATAGATTTGGAGTG GTCACAGAGGTGGTAATGATCTATGATGCGGAGAAGCAGAGGCCCCGAG GTTTTGGATTTATTACTTTCGAGGCCGAACAATCAGTGGACCAGGCTGTCAACATGCATTTTCACGACATCATGGGCAAAAAA GTTGAAGTAAAGAAAGCAGAACCTCGTGACAGTAAAGCTCCTGGCCAGCTTGGCCCTGGCCAGTGGGCACAAAGGGGCATCTTAAGTGCAGCTAATGGTTGGACCGCAGCACCCACCCAGGGCTGGCAGCAACCGTTTGGGCCACATG GACTCTGGGTGTCCACAACCGGCCAGCCCATAG GTGGGTATGGACCCCCGTTGTCTGCAGGCCGGGGAACTCCGACACAGCCACCATCACCCTTCAATGCATTCCTGATCACGACCCCAGCGGGCGGGTTTGCTGCTCCTCAGGGTTATCATCAGCCAGCCTACAGCACAGCACCGCAGTTTG GTTACACTTTTGGCACGCCCCAACCGGACCAGTATGCCCCACAGGTCCCTGCTCCACCCAACACTCCAGGATCTGCACCGCTGGGCTTTGCCCCCGCGACCACACCAACTCAGGATTTGACCAAAGCTCCTACTGGGCAACTGGATTTTCCTTATAGTCAGTATG GGTACGGGCAGGAGCTGACAGCCTTCAGCCACAGTTTTGCAGACCCTGGCCAACCGACGGCCTCATATGTGGCAGCGACTGCTCAACCCGCCGCCCCCCAGCCTGTCGTCACTGCATTTGGAAGAGGGCAGAATCACAACGTACAAGGCTTTCACCCATACAGACGCTGA
- the dazap1 gene encoding DAZ-associated protein 1 isoform X3 yields the protein MNNNLVGDEVGKLFVGGLDWSTTQETLRNYFSQYGEVVDCVIMKDKTTNQSRGFGFVKFKDPNCVRTVLETKPHNLDGRNIDPKPCTPRGMQPEKTRTKDGWKGSKADSNKSKKIFVGGIPHNCGEPELRDYFNRFGVVTEVVMIYDAEKQRPRGFGFITFEAEQSVDQAVNMHFHDIMGKKVEVKKAEPRDSKAPGQLGPGQWAQRGILSAANGWTAAPTQGWQQPFGPHGLWVSTTGQPIGGYGPPLSAGRGTPTQPPSPFNAFLITTPAGGFAAPQGYHQPAYSTAPQFGYTFGTPQPDQYAPQVPAPPNTPGSAPLGFAPATTPTQDLTKAPTGQLDFPYSQYDFACKMINSGHGFR from the exons ATGAACAACAACTTAGTCGGAGATGAAGTCGG GAAACTTTTTGTTGGTGGATTGGACTGGAGTACCACGCAAG AAACGCTAAGAAATTACTTCTCACAGTATGGAGAAGTAGTAGATTGTGTCATCATGAAGGACAAAACTACAAACCAGTCGCGAGGCTTCGGCTTTGTCAAGTTCAAAGACCCAAATTGTGTAAGAACCGTGCTGGAGACAAAGCCACACAATCTTGATGGAAGAAAT ATTGACCCAAAGCCATGTACTCCCAGAGGAATGCAGCCTGAAAAGACTCGAACCAAGGATGGCTGG AAGGGCAGCAAAGCTGACAGCAATAAATCAAAGAAGATTTTTGTAGGTGGAATCCCCCACAACTGTGGCGAACCTGAACTCAGGGACTATTTCAATAGATTTGGAGTG GTCACAGAGGTGGTAATGATCTATGATGCGGAGAAGCAGAGGCCCCGAG GTTTTGGATTTATTACTTTCGAGGCCGAACAATCAGTGGACCAGGCTGTCAACATGCATTTTCACGACATCATGGGCAAAAAA GTTGAAGTAAAGAAAGCAGAACCTCGTGACAGTAAAGCTCCTGGCCAGCTTGGCCCTGGCCAGTGGGCACAAAGGGGCATCTTAAGTGCAGCTAATGGTTGGACCGCAGCACCCACCCAGGGCTGGCAGCAACCGTTTGGGCCACATG GACTCTGGGTGTCCACAACCGGCCAGCCCATAG GTGGGTATGGACCCCCGTTGTCTGCAGGCCGGGGAACTCCGACACAGCCACCATCACCCTTCAATGCATTCCTGATCACGACCCCAGCGGGCGGGTTTGCTGCTCCTCAGGGTTATCATCAGCCAGCCTACAGCACAGCACCGCAGTTTG GTTACACTTTTGGCACGCCCCAACCGGACCAGTATGCCCCACAGGTCCCTGCTCCACCCAACACTCCAGGATCTGCACCGCTGGGCTTTGCCCCCGCGACCACACCAACTCAGGATTTGACCAAAGCTCCTACTGGGCAACTGGATTTTCCTTATAGTCAGTATG attttgcTTGTAAAATGATAAATTCAGGACACGGCTTCAGATGA